One Paraburkholderia agricolaris genomic region harbors:
- a CDS encoding HIT family protein, whose amino-acid sequence MNYDDSNPFAKILRGELPCIKVAESDAALAFMDLMPQADGHMLIVPKEAAVEIFELSDASTVACMRMTQKLAIAVRAALRPDGVFIGQFNGAAAGQTVPHVHFHVIPRWEGQPLRMHAREVADAATLEALATRIRNHWRAPADATGGPDDRTGHAP is encoded by the coding sequence ATGAACTACGACGACAGCAATCCCTTCGCGAAGATTCTGCGCGGCGAACTACCTTGCATCAAGGTGGCGGAAAGCGATGCCGCGCTGGCGTTCATGGATTTGATGCCGCAAGCCGACGGCCACATGCTGATCGTGCCAAAGGAAGCGGCGGTTGAGATTTTCGAATTGTCGGACGCCTCGACGGTAGCCTGCATGCGCATGACGCAGAAGCTCGCCATCGCGGTGCGCGCGGCCTTGCGCCCTGACGGCGTATTCATCGGACAGTTCAACGGCGCCGCAGCGGGACAAACGGTGCCGCACGTCCATTTTCACGTGATCCCGCGCTGGGAAGGACAGCCGCTGCGCATGCATGCTCGCGAAGTTGCCGACGCGGCCACGCTAGAAGCCCTGGCCACGCGCATTCGCAACCACTGGCGCGCCCCTGCCGACGCCACAGGCGGCCCGGACGACCGAACTGGTCATGCCCCGTAA
- the speG gene encoding spermidine N1-acetyltransferase, with protein MTIERSSELTLRPLERTDLRFVHEVNNNAKIMRYWFEEPYETFSELTQLYDQHVHDLRERRFVAIDNEGQTVGVVELIELDYIHRRGEFQIIIAPHAQGRGYATVATQLAIDYAFSVLNLRKVYLIVDKSNTAAIHVYEKCGFRHEAELIEEFFGNGRYHNALRMCMFQSEFFKTGQHGE; from the coding sequence ATGACTATCGAACGCAGCAGCGAACTCACCCTGCGGCCGCTCGAGCGCACCGATCTGCGCTTCGTTCACGAAGTGAACAACAACGCCAAAATCATGCGTTACTGGTTCGAAGAGCCCTATGAAACGTTTTCTGAACTGACCCAGTTGTACGACCAGCACGTGCACGATCTGCGCGAGCGCCGCTTCGTGGCGATCGACAATGAGGGTCAAACCGTAGGTGTCGTCGAATTGATCGAGCTCGACTACATCCACCGGCGCGGAGAATTTCAGATCATCATCGCACCGCATGCGCAGGGTCGCGGCTATGCCACCGTCGCCACCCAGCTCGCAATCGACTACGCGTTTTCGGTGCTGAACCTGCGCAAGGTCTACCTGATCGTCGACAAGTCGAATACCGCTGCCATCCACGTTTACGAGAAGTGCGGTTTTCGGCATGAGGCCGAGTTAATCGAGGAGTTTTTCGGTAACGGCCGCTATCACAATGCGTTACGCATGTGTATGTTCCAGTCTGAATTCTTCAAGACCGGTCAGCACGGCGAGTAA
- a CDS encoding diguanylate cyclase, with translation MDTSKPYQNATAPDLAEHDANAQAYAVDAPNSAIDDALARILDSPPAAECPIMVLLVDDQAIIAEAVRQALADEGSVDFHYCASPEDALRCAEETRATVILQDLVMPGTDGLTLVRQYRQNPATRDIPIIVLSTKEEPLVKSAAFAAGANDYLVKLPDRIELIARIRYHSRSYLNLLQRDEAYRALRQSQQQLLATNLELQRLTHSDGLTGLSNRRYLDQYLAAEWRRGTRDKTGLGFLMIDVDNFKAYNDTYGHVAGDEVLKRVAQTIESCLGRAPDLAARFGGEEFAVVLPGASSGGLRLLAEKIRLAIEGLGIAHAGSASGVVTISVGAAAIVPSAAEPVTTLIEAADVGLYRAKRDGKNQVAVIR, from the coding sequence ATGGACACTTCCAAACCGTATCAGAACGCCACCGCGCCGGACCTCGCAGAACACGACGCGAACGCGCAGGCGTACGCGGTGGACGCGCCCAACAGCGCCATCGACGACGCGTTAGCCCGCATCCTCGATAGTCCGCCCGCCGCCGAATGCCCGATCATGGTGCTGCTGGTCGACGATCAGGCGATCATCGCCGAGGCGGTCCGCCAAGCGCTGGCTGACGAAGGAAGCGTCGACTTTCACTACTGCGCGTCGCCTGAAGATGCGCTGCGCTGCGCGGAGGAAACCCGTGCGACGGTGATCCTGCAAGACCTCGTCATGCCCGGCACCGACGGCCTCACGCTCGTGCGGCAGTACCGGCAAAATCCGGCGACGCGCGATATTCCGATCATCGTGCTGTCGACCAAAGAGGAGCCGCTGGTGAAAAGCGCCGCCTTCGCCGCCGGCGCCAACGACTATCTGGTGAAGCTGCCGGATCGCATTGAGTTGATCGCGCGGATTCGCTATCACTCGCGCTCGTATCTGAACCTGCTGCAGCGTGACGAGGCCTATCGGGCGCTGCGCCAGTCGCAACAGCAGTTGCTCGCGACCAATCTGGAACTGCAGCGGCTCACGCATTCGGACGGCTTGACGGGTTTGTCGAATCGCCGTTACCTCGATCAGTACCTGGCCGCCGAGTGGCGTCGCGGCACGCGCGACAAAACCGGCCTCGGTTTTCTGATGATCGATGTGGATAACTTCAAGGCCTACAACGACACTTATGGGCACGTCGCCGGCGACGAGGTGCTCAAACGCGTCGCGCAAACCATCGAATCGTGCCTTGGACGCGCGCCCGATCTCGCGGCGCGCTTTGGCGGCGAAGAGTTTGCGGTGGTGTTGCCGGGCGCGTCGTCGGGTGGCTTGCGCCTGCTCGCCGAGAAAATCCGCCTGGCCATCGAGGGGCTCGGCATTGCGCATGCCGGGTCCGCGAGTGGTGTCGTGACGATCAGCGTCGGCGCGGCGGCCATCGTGCCGTCCGCCGCCGAACCGGTGACGACGCTGATCGAAGCCGCCGACGTCGGGCTGTATCGGGCGAAGCGGGACGGGAAGAATCAGGTGGCGGTGATTCGCTGA
- a CDS encoding chemotaxis response regulator protein-glutamate methylesterase produces the protein MKIGIVNDLPLAVEALRRALAARHDYEVLWVAQDGQQAVDFCTAQRPDIVLMDLVMPNVDGIEATRRIMAKAPCAILIVTVDVGANAWRVYEAMGAGALDAVDTPSLSGPDAHRSIATLIAKIDRIAAQVAERNAPGTAAAAETKSVTNRDTPLVAIGASAGGPAALATLLGGLPKDFPAAIVIVQHVDAAFAAGMADWLNQQSALPVRIANEGDRPQAGVALLAATDDHLHLKLPNVLGYTNVPTETPYRPSVDVFFHSVVARWPARAIGVLLTGMGRDGAIGLKAMRTKGYRTIAQHEATCAVYGMPKAAAALDAAAAILPLPRIAAALAAAVGAG, from the coding sequence ATGAAAATCGGAATCGTCAATGACCTGCCCCTTGCCGTCGAAGCGCTGCGCCGCGCGCTGGCCGCGCGCCACGACTACGAGGTGCTGTGGGTCGCGCAGGACGGCCAGCAGGCAGTCGATTTCTGCACCGCGCAGCGGCCCGACATCGTGCTGATGGATCTCGTGATGCCGAACGTCGACGGGATCGAAGCCACGCGCCGCATCATGGCGAAGGCGCCGTGCGCGATCCTGATCGTAACCGTCGACGTAGGCGCGAACGCGTGGCGCGTCTATGAAGCAATGGGCGCGGGCGCGCTCGACGCCGTGGATACGCCCTCGCTGAGCGGCCCGGACGCGCACAGGAGCATCGCCACCCTGATCGCGAAGATCGACCGCATCGCCGCGCAGGTCGCGGAACGCAACGCGCCTGGCACGGCCGCTGCGGCGGAAACGAAAAGCGTGACCAATCGCGACACGCCGCTGGTGGCGATCGGCGCCTCGGCAGGCGGCCCGGCAGCGCTCGCCACCCTGCTCGGCGGTTTGCCGAAGGATTTCCCGGCGGCCATCGTGATCGTCCAGCACGTCGACGCGGCGTTTGCCGCCGGTATGGCCGACTGGCTGAACCAGCAGTCGGCGCTGCCGGTGCGGATCGCGAACGAAGGCGACCGGCCGCAAGCCGGCGTCGCGCTGCTCGCCGCCACCGACGATCATCTGCACCTGAAATTACCCAACGTGCTGGGCTATACGAACGTGCCAACCGAAACGCCCTACCGGCCTTCCGTCGACGTGTTCTTCCATAGCGTTGTGGCCCGCTGGCCGGCGCGCGCGATTGGCGTCCTGCTGACCGGCATGGGCCGCGACGGCGCGATCGGGCTCAAGGCGATGCGCACCAAGGGCTACCGCACGATTGCACAGCATGAGGCGACCTGTGCCGTGTACGGCATGCCGAAGGCGGCCGCGGCGCTCGACGCCGCCGCCGCGATCCTGCCCCTGCCCCGCATCGCCGCCGCGCTTGCCGCCGCCGTCGGTGCCGGCTAA